actaaaTGCTCAGCAGTTCTTATTATAATTACACCCTTGTTGCCCTACagaattgtattataattaaatcACGTCAATCACTACATACTACACTACAGTACAACCAGTTTTAACTACATTCACCGCACAGTAGATAGTAAACTCTGTGCGATGCGGTGATCGACTTTCCtactaactaataataatatttaataataataaattaataatattgatcatttattttattgggtacataatcataacataaccactagcctaggcctatagttttCTAAATCTCCTAGGCCTCTTCTACCCAGTAGGCCTAGGTACCCTACTCTAGTATAGTAGAGGGTTAGGCATATGGGCCTACTAGtatagctagcctagctagtataataatatttaataagagGGGCCAGCAGCTGATTGCGAAAAACcagtttttaaatacaataatagcctagctaggcctatgctTAAAAAACACATCATAATCTTTGTCATCTGTGATTACCTTTATATATTaaatcacatattttttacataataacACAGTTACAggctaaaaaaaaactataaagcTTAAAAGTTAAATGTTTTGACATCCGTCGATCACGTCCTCCATAATTTTAAGTTCACGCGCCTAATACTGCCCCCTAGAGTCTTCACCAATCCTCTTTTACGACGTCACGTGACAAAATTCAATGTTGttctttaattttgttaacGTCAAGAGCATTTTATTTGTTATCGAATTGATAAGTTACAGCTAAAAATATACCAacaagtaaataataatattttagaatacaaatataatttttaagcAACGTTAAtgattataaaaaacaaaaatatatattacttttGAAATTCATTATTTCAAGATGGCGGCTTTTGACAACATCGTTACGTTTTGCGGAAATAAACGGAGCAAAATTGTGAATTTGAAAGTAAAAATAGGTACGAGAGTATCAAAAGGTTCTACTATTGGACTGTTCAAAGTAATTGATGCTAACGCAGATGATGGATTAtctaaaaatactgaaaaaatacGATCTGAAACAGTGGGAACTGTAAAAGAGCTACTTGTTTCAGAGGGCGACACCATCGATCCCAGGTCAGTCAAAATGATGATGACTCAACCCATGTATTAGTAAACAGagtattataataaacaacagGTACCTGGATGGCCATGATCTGTACTGTGCTGGTGGTATCGTAGCTGCTGATTGTGCTTAGTTTGGCGtgcaatttaaaaacattactgtattttttaatattatgaatataaatattaaataaattataatattaataaataagttttgcatgcaaatatttatttagcCGCATTAgcgatattattttattaatataatactgtactactagcctagtctACTACCACACCTAGGCTGCCTACCTAATAATacgcctactactaggcctactaggctagagGAGGCCCGGGCCTAGCTAGCTATgcctagtactagcctagtaggctaggcctaggccttatattatatctaaaattctaatatacagtatattaaaaattatattttattgtctATTATTATTGATGATTTTGTTTGAATGAAGAATGAATGTCCTACTCTTTACTACACTATATTATACTAACTGTTCATTTTATGTTGTTAAAAATATGTCGAGGATTTTTCATTGTGCACATAAAAAATCAAAACCATTGTGATTGTGATGTATTCTTTATTATATTTGCAGGACACCTTTGTTTGCAATCTTAGGATGTCAACATCCAACAGTAATGAAGGACATGTGTGCAGAGTGTGGTGCAGACCTAAGAACGTATGATAACTTTCTTTTGTGTCATTACCTttattatgcacttgtcaattgtatgacccactatacgacccccgggagaggtgcgtcatgggtgcgtcatttacaaataattactgacgcaggggtgcgtcaaaaaaacctagatggtacgtcacatcaatgaacaaagtgtgtcaatgtccgtcactttaccaccaaccatatcataaacaacatggtcacagtgcgtcaaaatgggtgcgtcatggtcacctaaaggtaagtcacctttttgacgcacgggtgcgtcatggtattcaaaagtatgacgcacatcggacaaatgacgcacctctcccgggggtcgtatagtgcgtcatacaattgacaagtgcatataATCAACAATGTTTCAGTTCAGTTTTTTTATTTACCAAATATCATTACCAACTATAATTTGATATTActgttataaaaaataatgtaaatttgtttgtttatctagtattattaatttaattgacAGCGAataattcattatataattgatatacagtagtaaGTAATTAAAATGGACAAGTTTACAATACAATGGCGTAGAATGACAAATTTTTTAACTGTTTCTGTAGAGCTCAAGGCCAACCTGGTGAGAGGCAACAATCCAGCTCAGCGTCTGTAGCTATGGTACACAGCATCCCAGAGCTTCATGTCAGCAAAGAGGTAATCAAGTTTATGAACTTTTAATGTGCTATAATTAAACTTGTACTGTAAAACCTGTGTGTGTGGGAATGGGTTTGAAATCACACTAATAATACACAGCCAGAAAAAACAAGGCTACAATGCATTTAACTAGTGAATCATAATATGTATAATTTTCAACATTGAATGACCATGTTGTATtggaatgaataaatgtttcaaaggttttaactaattattaGTGAATTCAATTTGtatattctttaattatttaacctGATAAAATTACCAAACGCATTGACTTACTCGGTGATGATGAATCTTAAAGAAATTAACagaattcattaatttttagGAGGCACTAAGCTTGGCCAAAGATGATGAGGAACGCCTTTTGAAGCATCATAAGCTGGTCTTAGTGGTGGACTTGGATCAAACATTGATTCATACAACGATGGAAGCAGTTTCTGCAACAATGAAGGCAAGTTTGTGATCAGGGTTTACTGAAAGaatttacattattacatcATCAACAACTCATCCAACTAAATTCAAAGCTGATTTGTTGCCAAGCAACGTTTTGAATATGTACCAGATTCGGACTCCGATCTAGAAGCCATTTGTTTCCTGAAATTGTacgatttttttcttttgtccaATCAGCAGTGAGCATGAATGACCTTGCTTGACAACAGATAATTGAGGAACTTTTTTTCTTCTAAAGCACCCCATTGGAAACAAGTccttttaaaacttttttggGTTATCATTGGTATcactgttttttttatgtttatattatctATGTTTCAtgtacattcattttattttatctgttgtggttttttaattgttttcttgaaataaatcaaatcaacagtAATAGTAGACCGTGACCCCCTGTACAGGCTTACCTAcctacaattttttttgtagcCCTCTTTCCCAACATTTGAAACACATCAAAACCTCCACAAATTCCATTTGCATTTTGATCCTAGGATGTACATCATTTCCAGTTATGGAACTGTGGTCCTCAATCTCTCTGGTATCACACTCGAATCAGGCCAGGATGTAAAGCTTTTCTTGAGGAGGTTTCCAAGTATTATGAACTACACATCTTCACAATGGGGGCCAGGATGTATGCGCATACGATTGCTTCGTTTCTTGATCCAAACCAGAAGTATTTCTCGCATCGTATTCTTTCAAGGGATGAATGCTTTGATCGCAACCTGAAAACTGCAAATTTAgggtaattttgttttgttttgctaACTTTTGGTTTATGCACTAGGAATTTCGATTCATGGGTGAttataaaatatcataaaacaatttaattcatTGTAACATATGcagggatgtcaccacgctggtcggcgctggtcggccccgaccagcactcaacatttccgaccaggatttacaggctgccgaccaccactattatttattaatcatcacgatatttatattaggcctaggcctaactaaaattcgtactaaaacattttacctagcacatcgtcaagctagcctcatatagataagacaaaagactacagcaaatgtttccgtggttacgtacgttactttatttgtaacacaataccaggcctaccctgccctggtattcattgttacagcttgtgagtcatggcgaacaacgtgctacacagcacagtgtacaagtttaaagttcacatagcgaccattcaagcgttttattttgcacagattaaaaatacaaacaagtacgcagtaattaaaaatgtacaactacatagacccaaacaaaatcatttttaattgctgaatgttttgtcaccctgctttaattatattatgttactagttttacatttttgtactctacgaactattaaaaaaaataaaaaaacatgcgcaTGGTTCAGTGAGACCGGGCAAGTTCGTTCGTTTATGATCGCCGAGCAtggtacagtcaactctcccaataccggactctctgaaaaccagaaactctcccaataccagactttttttaaggaccaaaaggtcccaaatttatatttaccattaaaaacacattccgaataccagactttccggaaaaccagacttatttggccggcccaaaggtgtccggtattgggagagttgactgtacaatAATTACACGTCCCTGGGATAACTTCAGGTTGCTGAACTTCAGTTAACCCATAAACACGTGTCTGTTCTTCCCGGCCATGCACTACGCTTGCTGCACAgttgtgaaacaaaaaatcCGGAATTCGCGAATACGCTAAAAAACTCTCGCGCAAAAGAACACGAACATTATATCGAGCAACAAGTAGTAAGGTCTAGgctaataatttatctacagtatttgattagggattaggcctaaataaggaAGCGCCTGTTTTTGTGGAATTCAGATTTTGGGGCATCTATCTaagccttggctaggcctagtggtcgtagtgtctacaaggctaggcctaagcctgacgcgatctattgctattcatttcgtaagcgtttttttgttttcgcgaaTAATAACGGCGACTCCCCGGTGGTACAAGGTTAGGCCTAGACCTGAcgcaatttgttgttatttattttcataattctttactCTAAAATAACGACAAACCCCGGGGGGGGagataccccccccccccagccCCCGGGAAATTTGCCGACCGGCACTCCAAAaagctggtgacatccctgCATATGGAATATCAATGTGCATTATCTATctataaagtactgtataatataccTTGACAActagatgtttttttttttgcttcttTTAGTTCAATTTTCCCATGCGGTGACTCTATGGTATGCATTATTGATGACCGTGAAGATGTCTGGAGCAATGCACCTAATTTGATACATGTGAAACCATACTGCTATTTTAGAGGAACAGGAGACATTAATACACCCCCACTGTACCAGAAACCAACTAAGGGTGACAATCCTTCAGCTACTAGTTCGCCTGTGTCAAACACAGATGCAATCAAACTATCAGTTGAAGGGTCAATTAATACAGCTGATGAAACATTGGCTGATGCTTCAGGTGAAGCAAACATTGAGACATCTCCAACCACTGAGATCTCTGGCAAGACAAATGTTGAGACATCTCCAACCACTGAGATCTTTGACAAGACAAATGTTGAGACATCTCCAACCACTGAGATCTTTGACAAGACAACTGTTGAGACATCTCTCACCACTGAGATCTCTGGCAAGACAACTGTTGAGACATCTCCAACCACTGAGGGCTCCGAAAAGGCTACTGGAGAGTCTAAAAAGTCGTGTGAAACATCAAATACAAATGGAAATAAAACTTTGCAGCAAAATAACAATTCAACAGAACTAAAAAATGGAACATTACAAGAGGTGAAAAACAGTGATACTGATAGCAAGGAAAAGAAAGAAACCGGGAACATTacaaaagacaaagaaaacaGTAAAATAAGTGAAGGTAGGGAAGTAACAGTCCAAGAAGCAAAAGTTGAAAAAGTGGAAgaaaacaatgatgatgatcGTGACGATTACTTGCTGTACCTAAAAGAAAATTTGATAAAAGTACATAAAAAGTTTTATGAAATTTATGACCACTATAAGAGCAAATCAACAGACAATACTTGTTCAGTCCCAGATCTGAAAGCGGTTGTGCCTTCAATACGCAAATCAACACTTGCAGGTGTCAACATTGTGTTCAGTGGTGTCTTTCCAACTGACATGCCACCAGAGAAAAGCCGTGCATGGAAGGTTGCTAAGGAACTAGGTGCTACGGTCTCACCTTCAATGATTGCTCGTTTTAAAGATAATGCTGGACCAGTAAATGCGACAACTCATTTAGTAGCAGCAAAGCCTGGTACCGAGAAAGTTCGACAAGCCCGACGAATGAAAGGCGTCAAAGTTGTAACAGTTGATTGGTTATGGTGCTGTCAAGAGCGTTGGGAACACATTGATGAACGTGTATTTCTCCTGCACTCTAGCAAAAAACCTGGACGTGGCTCAAGAAGTCGGAGCAGCACACCAGCATCTGCATTCACAGATTCCGAGAAGGATCAAGAAGTTGCAAAAAAAAGACGTGAAAAGAACAATCCACAAGCTCGACGTTTGACGAGACTCAGCAGTGACTATAACCCTTTATACAGCTTCTCAAGTGAAGATCTGAAGTGTATGGATATGGAAGTTGAGGATATCTTCAATGAGAGTAGCGACGAAAGTAAATCAGACGACTGCAGTGGAGATAACTCGCTTGGTAGCGTAACTCTTGCTCCGTCTTCGTCAAGTGAGGATAGCCTTGATCCAGAAGAACCTCATGGA
This region of Antedon mediterranea chromosome 8, ecAntMedi1.1, whole genome shotgun sequence genomic DNA includes:
- the LOC140056072 gene encoding RNA polymerase II subunit A C-terminal domain phosphatase-like, which gives rise to MKDMCAECGADLRTAQGQPGERQQSSSASVAMVHSIPELHVSKEEALSLAKDDEERLLKHHKLVLVVDLDQTLIHTTMEAVSATMKDVHHFQLWNCGPQSLWYHTRIRPGCKAFLEEVSKYYELHIFTMGARMYAHTIASFLDPNQKYFSHRILSRDECFDRNLKTANLGSIFPCGDSMVCIIDDREDVWSNAPNLIHVKPYCYFRGTGDINTPPLYQKPTKGDNPSATSSPVSNTDAIKLSVEGSINTADETLADASGEANIETSPTTEISGKTNVETSPTTEIFDKTNVETSPTTEIFDKTTVETSLTTEISGKTTVETSPTTEGSEKATGESKKSCETSNTNGNKTLQQNNNSTELKNGTLQEVKNSDTDSKEKKETGNITKDKENSKISEGREVTVQEAKVEKVEENNDDDRDDYLLYLKENLIKVHKKFYEIYDHYKSKSTDNTCSVPDLKAVVPSIRKSTLAGVNIVFSGVFPTDMPPEKSRAWKVAKELGATVSPSMIARFKDNAGPVNATTHLVAAKPGTEKVRQARRMKGVKVVTVDWLWCCQERWEHIDERVFLLHSSKKPGRGSRSRSSTPASAFTDSEKDQEVAKKRREKNNPQARRLTRLSSDYNPLYSFSSEDLKCMDMEVEDIFNESSDESKSDDCSGDNSLGSVTLAPSSSSEDSLDPEEPHGWKRKRPPVESDDEERVKKVEKDDSSSSPGLSDEDRSEDEDKMAAAIDDLLTYSKVL